A window of Mucilaginibacter paludis DSM 18603 contains these coding sequences:
- a CDS encoding DUF4133 domain-containing protein, protein MGNSIYHINKGINKSIEFQGLRAQYIWYFGGMVIILMIVFAVLYIAGAGTVICISVIGAAGTYMSIKIFAMSKKYGEHGLMKAMAKKQVPKVLKSYSRKFFQAMNK, encoded by the coding sequence ATGGGAAACAGCATTTATCATATCAACAAAGGCATTAACAAAAGTATAGAGTTTCAGGGCCTTCGCGCACAGTATATCTGGTACTTCGGCGGGATGGTCATCATCCTGATGATCGTATTTGCTGTGCTGTACATCGCCGGGGCCGGAACGGTTATCTGCATCTCGGTTATCGGCGCTGCCGGAACCTATATGAGCATTAAGATCTTCGCCATGAGTAAAAAGTATGGTGAACATGGGCTGATGAAAGCGATGGCGAAAAAGCAGGTACCCAAAGTGCTGAAATCGTACAGCCGGAAATTTTTTCAGGCGATGAATAAATGA
- the traJ gene encoding conjugative transposon protein TraJ produces the protein MKKNISKAAILAVLATLLPLFSHAQDTGIADDLHSLQGILENLYTQMMPLCSGMIGVARGIAGFAALWYIGARIWKHIAAAEPVDVYPLLRPFAIGFCIAFFPLVLGLINGILQPVVTATQGMVTNSNQAIARMLEDKPQTATEGQEPSSTNSDPDKWYQYSHPDNSGANATNTNPISDAFSGWSIKNWARKFIAEVLNVLFQAAALCLDTIRTFKLIVLAILGPLCFGLSIFDGFQHTLKQWLARYVNVFMWLPIANIFGAIIAKIQENMIAAAQSGNLPGNEFGNSNTAYLIFLLIGIVGYFTVPSIANYIMNVGGHALFSKTSALASMAMSYASGTITQSFFRGNTQNQSSQQSTNSSNNSGGNTANQGKLSGTPPKS, from the coding sequence ATGAAAAAGAACATTTCAAAGGCTGCGATTCTCGCAGTATTAGCCACGCTTTTGCCTTTATTTTCCCATGCACAGGACACGGGCATTGCTGACGACCTGCATAGCTTGCAGGGTATTTTGGAAAATCTGTATACCCAAATGATGCCGCTTTGCAGCGGGATGATCGGGGTAGCCAGGGGCATAGCCGGGTTCGCCGCATTGTGGTATATCGGTGCAAGAATATGGAAACATATTGCCGCGGCGGAGCCGGTCGATGTTTACCCGTTACTACGACCATTTGCAATCGGTTTCTGTATTGCATTCTTCCCGCTGGTGCTTGGATTGATCAACGGCATTTTACAGCCTGTGGTTACAGCCACCCAGGGAATGGTGACTAATTCTAATCAGGCCATTGCGCGCATGCTGGAAGACAAACCGCAGACTGCTACCGAAGGACAGGAGCCATCATCTACCAACTCTGACCCTGACAAATGGTATCAGTATAGTCATCCTGACAATTCGGGGGCGAATGCAACGAATACCAATCCCATATCGGATGCCTTTTCAGGCTGGAGCATTAAGAACTGGGCGCGGAAATTTATTGCGGAAGTCCTGAATGTGTTGTTTCAGGCGGCAGCTCTATGCCTGGATACTATACGAACATTTAAACTGATCGTGTTAGCCATTCTCGGCCCGTTGTGCTTTGGACTGAGCATCTTCGACGGATTTCAACACACGCTGAAGCAATGGCTGGCACGCTATGTCAATGTATTTATGTGGCTGCCCATCGCCAATATATTCGGGGCCATAATCGCCAAAATACAAGAGAACATGATCGCTGCAGCACAAAGCGGCAACTTACCAGGAAACGAGTTTGGGAACAGTAATACCGCTTACCTGATCTTTTTGCTGATTGGCATTGTCGGATATTTCACCGTGCCAAGCATCGCTAACTACATCATGAATGTGGGTGGCCATGCACTTTTCAGTAAAACAAGCGCCCTGGCTTCAATGGCTATGTCTTACGCCAGTGGTACCATCACGCAAAGCTTTTTCAGAGGCAATACCCAAAACCAGTCTTCACAGCAAAGTACTAACAGCAGCAACAACAGCGGTGGAAATACCGCCAATCAGGGAAAGCTATCGGGCACACCGCCCAAGTCCTGA
- a CDS encoding DUF4134 domain-containing protein, whose translation MKKWSGKFKGKTLKASALAALLLIANRAAEAQSGNSGIQEANTQVRSYFTDGTNLMYAIGAILGLISAIKVYSKWNAGDQDTSKVAAAWFGSCIFLVVVATIIKSFFGV comes from the coding sequence ATGAAAAAGTGGAGTGGAAAATTCAAGGGGAAGACCCTGAAAGCAAGTGCCTTAGCTGCACTATTGTTAATCGCAAATCGGGCTGCGGAAGCCCAAAGTGGTAATTCCGGCATACAGGAAGCCAACACACAGGTCAGGAGTTATTTTACTGACGGTACTAACCTCATGTATGCTATCGGGGCGATTCTCGGCCTGATAAGTGCCATTAAAGTTTATTCCAAATGGAACGCTGGCGATCAGGATACTTCAAAGGTCGCTGCTGCCTGGTTTGGCTCGTGTATCTTCTTAGTTGTGGTAGCGACTATCATTAAATCCTTTTTTGGTGTTTAG
- a CDS encoding TraG family conjugative transposon ATPase, with product MEKELKDILPIMGVEHDCILSKQGDVTIVFKAELPEVFTLSDEDYENLHQAWVKAIRVLPKDSVLHKQDLFTQQYYGTGKKKSQGSFLNESSERYFSGRPYMQHDCYIMLTQKGNGRKLSSSMFSNLLRPTLVPEETLNPQALREFLDMASQFKRLLEDSRLIRLTRQPANALLSQPNKNGLIERYCYLTEREDHFLYKDIALEDGIQIGDQHVALYTLGDVENLPGMCGSRITYDTYSTDKTKFPVSFAASLGLLLPCNHVYNQFILVGDAQDTLKQLEKKRLRLQSLSAYSRENAISLDATNDFLNEAISQQRLPVKAHFNVMIWSDNPEQLKDMKNQVASALAGMDAAAKPETTGAAQIWWAGIPGNAADFPVNDTFDTFAEQACCFLNLESNYKSAPPEQGIRFCDRSGRPVFVDLFDAPRKEGIASNMGMLVCGTSGGGKSMTVNHILRSLFDQGAHCVTVDIGGSYLGLCELVGGYYFTYTEENPIRFNPFYIKQGEILDTEKKESLKALLIALWKQENESFNRSEYVALSNAIQGYYLHLANDKSLFPCFNTFYEYLETHYVEVLKGHRVKDRDFDIDNFLYVLRPYYEGGEFDYLLNGRENLDLLDQPFIVVELDNIKDHPILFGVVTLILMELFISKMRKLKGVRKVLTIDEAWKAIAKSGMAEFLKYAFKTIRKFNGIPIVITQELDDLISSPIIKDAIINNADIKVLMDMRKFQGKIEKLQDVLGMSEKGKTILLSVNKDNREIYVDIGGQVMKVYKNELCPEEYYAYTTEGTERVIVHDYAQKYGDMMKGIAALVKDISNKKN from the coding sequence ATGGAAAAGGAGTTGAAGGATATTTTACCCATTATGGGTGTTGAGCATGATTGCATCCTGTCTAAGCAGGGCGATGTTACTATTGTATTTAAAGCAGAACTACCCGAAGTGTTTACCCTCTCGGATGAAGATTATGAGAACTTACATCAGGCCTGGGTTAAGGCTATCAGGGTATTGCCTAAAGATAGCGTATTGCATAAACAGGACTTGTTCACCCAACAGTATTACGGAACGGGCAAAAAGAAAAGCCAGGGTAGTTTTTTAAACGAAAGCAGTGAGCGTTATTTTTCAGGCAGGCCTTATATGCAGCATGATTGTTATATCATGCTCACGCAAAAAGGAAACGGCAGAAAACTTAGTAGCTCTATGTTTTCTAACCTGCTGCGTCCGACCCTGGTACCGGAAGAAACACTAAACCCCCAGGCCTTACGGGAATTTCTGGACATGGCCAGTCAGTTCAAACGTTTACTGGAGGACAGCCGACTGATCAGGCTTACCCGCCAGCCTGCGAATGCGCTGTTAAGCCAGCCAAATAAAAACGGTCTGATCGAGCGATACTGCTACCTCACAGAAAGAGAAGATCATTTTTTATATAAAGATATTGCCTTAGAGGATGGCATACAGATCGGCGATCAGCACGTGGCCTTGTATACCCTTGGCGATGTAGAAAACCTGCCGGGCATGTGCGGATCGCGAATTACTTATGACACCTATTCTACGGATAAGACGAAGTTCCCGGTCAGTTTTGCGGCTTCACTCGGCCTGCTGCTGCCCTGCAATCATGTTTACAATCAGTTTATTTTGGTTGGCGATGCGCAGGACACGCTTAAACAATTGGAAAAAAAGCGCCTTCGGTTACAATCACTATCGGCTTATTCCCGTGAAAATGCGATCTCCCTGGATGCGACGAACGATTTTTTGAATGAGGCGATCAGCCAGCAACGCCTGCCGGTAAAAGCACATTTCAATGTAATGATCTGGTCTGATAATCCTGAGCAACTAAAGGATATGAAAAATCAGGTTGCTTCGGCGCTGGCAGGAATGGATGCCGCTGCAAAACCCGAAACTACCGGTGCCGCTCAAATATGGTGGGCAGGCATTCCCGGCAATGCCGCCGACTTTCCCGTTAATGATACTTTCGATACGTTCGCGGAACAGGCCTGCTGCTTCCTTAATCTCGAAAGCAATTATAAAAGCGCTCCGCCGGAGCAAGGTATCCGCTTTTGCGACCGTTCCGGCAGGCCGGTTTTTGTTGATCTTTTCGACGCGCCACGCAAGGAAGGTATAGCCTCCAATATGGGTATGCTGGTCTGTGGAACATCAGGCGGGGGTAAATCCATGACCGTCAATCATATTTTACGTTCGCTTTTCGACCAGGGCGCGCATTGTGTTACCGTTGATATTGGCGGCAGCTACTTAGGTCTGTGTGAACTGGTAGGTGGTTATTATTTTACTTATACAGAAGAAAATCCTATCCGCTTTAATCCTTTCTACATCAAACAAGGCGAAATACTGGATACCGAAAAAAAGGAAAGCCTTAAAGCGTTGCTGATCGCTCTTTGGAAACAGGAAAACGAAAGTTTTAACCGTTCCGAATATGTGGCCTTATCCAATGCCATTCAGGGTTATTACCTGCACCTGGCAAATGATAAAAGCCTTTTCCCGTGCTTCAATACGTTTTACGAATACCTCGAAACACACTATGTTGAAGTACTGAAAGGACACCGGGTCAAAGATCGTGATTTTGATATTGATAATTTCCTGTACGTACTCAGGCCATATTATGAGGGGGGTGAATTTGATTATCTGCTCAATGGCCGGGAAAACCTTGACCTGCTCGATCAGCCCTTCATTGTTGTAGAGCTGGACAATATCAAAGATCATCCCATTCTTTTTGGGGTCGTTACGCTTATCCTGATGGAATTATTTATCAGCAAGATGCGCAAGCTGAAAGGCGTGCGTAAGGTGCTTACGATTGACGAGGCATGGAAAGCCATCGCCAAATCGGGCATGGCCGAGTTTCTGAAATACGCCTTTAAGACGATCAGGAAATTCAATGGTATACCAATCGTCATTACCCAGGAATTGGACGACCTCATCAGTTCCCCGATCATTAAAGACGCGATCATCAATAATGCCGACATCAAGGTATTGATGGATATGCGCAAGTTTCAGGGCAAGATCGAAAAATTACAGGACGTATTGGGCATGTCGGAAAAAGGCAAAACCATCCTGCTTTCTGTCAATAAAGATAACCGTGAGATCTATGTCGATATCGGCGGTCAGGTAATGAAAGTGTACAAAAATGAGCTATGCCCCGAGGAATATTATGCCTACACGACGGAAGGTACAGAAAGGGTCATAGTGCATGATTATGCCCAAAAATATGGCGATATGATGAAAGGTATTGCAGCATTAGTGAAAGATATAAGCAATAAAAAGAATTAA
- a CDS encoding DUF1896 family protein has protein sequence MKEQLIKKLHGYLVQNHLDLLISLQEEHRLTHYLEHKVDSVKDLYEGLEVEKRPVYVIEALCMEELTRDLRPSRFEYVRTLLEDEFEEDALRMSGSGILTYEVINLIGACEPIFEVFAFGEENEESKELKYAIMGMIAEYLENQATAY, from the coding sequence ATGAAAGAACAATTGATCAAAAAACTGCACGGTTATCTGGTTCAGAACCATTTAGACCTGCTCATATCGCTACAGGAAGAACACCGGCTTACCCATTACCTCGAACACAAGGTCGATTCGGTGAAAGATCTGTATGAAGGACTGGAAGTTGAAAAACGCCCTGTGTACGTGATAGAGGCGCTGTGCATGGAAGAACTGACCAGGGATTTACGGCCTTCGCGATTTGAATACGTGCGTACGCTGCTGGAAGATGAATTTGAGGAAGATGCGCTGCGCATGTCAGGCAGTGGTATCCTCACCTACGAGGTGATTAACCTGATCGGAGCCTGCGAACCCATTTTTGAGGTATTCGCCTTTGGGGAGGAAAACGAAGAAAGTAAAGAATTGAAATATGCGATCATGGGCATGATCGCGGAATACCTTGAAAATCAGGCGACCGCCTATTGA
- a CDS encoding Eco57I restriction-modification methylase domain-containing protein, translating to MAYNQFQKLRDNIAAIRIALEYREGMTISEADATILRKYSGFGGIKAVLFPAGEKSTWEERNASENDLRLYPSVMELHELLRQHLDEPTYKAAINSILESILTAYYTPAIVPQVLYQTLKDSGVNPSRIYEPSSGAGIFITEAVKSFPEIKQVTAVEKDLLTGKVLTALASTLGVPAQVQIMGFEETAATEKGQYDLIVSNIPFGNFQVYDRDFTDKAISGKIHNYFFAKGLSKLADGGIMAFITTDAFLNNPSNRKAREYLFTHANFVSLSVMPDNLMKDTGNTEAPNHLLVVQKNDSKPGLELSKDEKLLLETDWRENEFGRYEVNRYILAQAGGIVMADTIRPGKTQYGQATMEFWQQGDMAAIADKLKANVSEGIKTRFGLEAFIKAWNLVNPDPAQSRELLPLLTYTPMPESGATGATVQLGLFDSQPAENSNRAMDYLQEYDNRVVHKETARVIGIVKTQDNPQHESVVLVTAKQRDSKQYLYKFYSNAKELIFSVNWMNGGQLAQELNGLSANLKHYGHEYFFEGDKSLEQSFNLSAPAEQFFTGLLPHHQEGSLVIFNGHAGKITKLDAERNRAVFEPIADQQNNSFYQRYTLIRDQYYQLFEKEAANQIAYPVLRKQLQNSYEAFVQQYGELNRPLNRKLILADEKDGFKVLSSVERKDGTNFQPADILSGPVFQQKEAFKTDDPVSALARCLNEKGRVDISFISGATGLNADEVTISLQRHICLNPNNYGWETIDQYLSGNVVEKLAIAQNQAGLHPNDPQLQRSLQEITRVQPEKIPFDWLDFNLGERWFPLDYYNRFATALFEQETTVTYMHGGDKYKVSTKGKSLKVTQEYAVSSKGNRTAYGNMLLEHALVNTTPFFTYEVKIGDQTRKVPDNEAIQLAHQKIENIRSGFVNWLQELPDSDKRYIEKLYNDTFNCYVLREYDGSHLTFPGLDKQALGIDDLYSSQKNAAWRIMQNRGALIDHEVGLGKTLTMIVAAQEMKRLGIVHKPMILALKANVKQIAETYRKAYPAARILAPEEDDFVPAKRLRLFHEIKNNNWDCIILTHDQFGKIPQSPEMQQAIFQAELDNTERDLDTMKAEGGDISRRMLKGLEIKKKNLTAKLKTLKYEIEHKQDKGINFKEMDVDHLFVDESHKFKNLTFTTRHDRVAGLGNMEGSQKALNMLFAVRTLQERFDSDLCVTFLSGTPISNSLTEMYLIFKYLRPREMERQKIENFDGWAAVFAKKTTDFEFSITNEIVAKERFRYFIKVPELALFYNEITDYKTAKHINLDKPELDERLINIPLTPDQQDFTQKLIEFARIGDARLIGRPKLTPEEDKGRMLIATNYAKKMAADMRLINSYQFEDHPGNKVSICAQHVAEEYHASSAFRGTQIIFSDIGTPKPGTFNIYDAIKEKLVRDFNIPAHEITFIHDWTDKQKPTLFKKMNRGEIRILLGSTEKAGTGLNVQELIVALHDFDIPWTPKDLDQRGGRGARQGNKAAKKYRDNKVKRYIYGNEKSLDNYKLNLLKNKQLFISQMKNCELSKRTIDEGAMDDKSGMNLSEYIAILSGDTSLLEKSRLEKKIAVMESMKAAHFRGLTRARYSLENQQTERGKITQLIDRVESDALIYKNNLKLDKDGTKINAISLDSLPSVKPDEIGKYLIRLQKNWKPEKETDRGTKIGSLYGFDLMIRRQMDWVEDKSRQVLKGFNTLYATRPETGIHYTYTSGIPNPDNPKLAARYFLNAIDKVEGLVEKYNKELTELNDNIPKLEALLNKPFEQDREIQQLKNELSSLERQIAVTIQEKQLKQVTGQNGADPENTTGQLVDQKEAAIIPLKPTATEQQPRLARANGAPVTADDQATGKRIRQKQGLRI from the coding sequence ATGGCTTACAATCAGTTTCAAAAGTTAAGGGACAACATCGCAGCGATACGCATAGCGCTTGAATACCGGGAAGGTATGACCATAAGTGAAGCTGATGCGACCATCCTGCGAAAGTATTCGGGGTTTGGCGGCATTAAGGCGGTCTTGTTTCCGGCGGGTGAAAAATCGACATGGGAAGAACGGAATGCATCAGAAAACGATCTGCGGTTATATCCTTCAGTGATGGAACTGCATGAACTGTTGCGCCAGCACCTGGACGAGCCAACCTATAAAGCAGCGATCAATTCCATCCTGGAAAGTATTCTGACAGCTTACTATACACCGGCAATCGTCCCGCAGGTGCTTTACCAAACACTCAAAGATAGTGGTGTTAACCCGTCCCGCATCTACGAGCCGAGCAGTGGCGCTGGCATATTTATTACAGAAGCGGTTAAATCCTTCCCTGAAATCAAACAAGTCACGGCGGTCGAAAAAGACCTGCTGACCGGCAAGGTGCTGACTGCCTTAGCAAGTACGTTAGGCGTTCCCGCGCAGGTACAGATCATGGGCTTTGAGGAAACCGCCGCTACTGAAAAAGGCCAATACGACTTGATCGTCAGCAATATACCATTCGGCAATTTCCAGGTGTATGACCGTGATTTCACCGACAAAGCCATATCCGGCAAAATTCATAATTACTTTTTCGCTAAAGGACTGAGCAAGCTGGCTGACGGCGGTATTATGGCCTTTATTACTACCGATGCATTTTTAAATAATCCATCCAACCGCAAGGCACGGGAATACCTCTTTACCCACGCCAACTTTGTTAGTCTCTCGGTAATGCCGGATAACCTGATGAAAGATACAGGCAATACTGAAGCACCTAATCATTTGCTGGTCGTTCAAAAGAATGATAGCAAGCCAGGGCTCGAACTGAGCAAAGACGAAAAACTATTGCTGGAAACCGACTGGCGGGAAAATGAATTTGGGCGCTACGAAGTTAACCGGTACATACTCGCGCAGGCTGGCGGTATTGTTATGGCAGATACCATCCGCCCCGGAAAAACCCAATACGGACAGGCCACGATGGAGTTTTGGCAGCAAGGTGACATGGCTGCTATTGCCGACAAGTTAAAGGCAAACGTTAGCGAAGGAATTAAGACGCGCTTCGGCTTAGAGGCGTTTATTAAAGCCTGGAACCTGGTTAACCCCGACCCGGCCCAGAGCCGCGAACTTTTGCCTTTGCTTACTTACACGCCGATGCCGGAAAGCGGTGCTACGGGCGCTACGGTGCAACTCGGCTTGTTTGATAGCCAACCAGCTGAAAACAGTAACCGGGCAATGGATTACCTGCAAGAATATGACAACAGGGTCGTCCATAAGGAAACCGCAAGGGTTATAGGCATTGTTAAGACACAGGATAACCCGCAACATGAAAGCGTAGTGCTGGTTACAGCCAAACAGAGGGACAGCAAGCAATACCTTTATAAATTCTACTCCAATGCTAAAGAACTGATTTTTTCTGTCAACTGGATGAACGGCGGCCAATTGGCCCAGGAGTTAAACGGACTTTCGGCCAATCTGAAACATTATGGCCACGAATATTTTTTTGAGGGTGATAAAAGCCTTGAACAATCTTTTAACCTTTCAGCGCCTGCGGAACAATTTTTTACCGGCTTGTTACCGCATCATCAGGAAGGCAGTTTGGTTATTTTCAACGGTCATGCAGGAAAGATAACTAAACTCGATGCCGAACGTAACCGTGCAGTGTTTGAGCCGATAGCTGATCAGCAAAATAACAGTTTCTACCAGCGCTATACATTAATCAGGGATCAGTACTATCAGCTTTTTGAAAAAGAAGCAGCCAACCAGATAGCTTATCCGGTACTGCGGAAGCAATTACAAAATTCCTATGAGGCATTCGTACAGCAGTATGGTGAACTGAACCGTCCCCTGAACCGCAAACTTATCCTCGCTGATGAGAAAGATGGATTTAAGGTATTGTCCTCGGTGGAACGAAAGGACGGAACCAACTTTCAACCGGCAGATATACTGTCCGGGCCGGTTTTTCAGCAAAAGGAAGCTTTTAAAACTGATGATCCTGTATCCGCCCTGGCGCGGTGCCTGAATGAAAAGGGCCGCGTTGATATTTCTTTTATAAGTGGAGCAACAGGGCTGAATGCTGATGAAGTTACCATAAGCCTGCAACGCCACATTTGCCTTAACCCCAACAACTATGGTTGGGAGACGATAGACCAGTACTTGTCCGGTAATGTGGTTGAAAAGCTGGCCATCGCGCAAAATCAGGCTGGGCTTCACCCGAACGATCCGCAACTACAGCGAAGTTTACAGGAAATCACCCGTGTACAGCCGGAAAAGATACCATTCGACTGGCTGGACTTTAACCTCGGTGAACGCTGGTTCCCGCTGGATTATTATAACCGCTTTGCCACAGCGCTTTTTGAACAGGAAACCACTGTTACCTACATGCATGGCGGCGATAAATATAAAGTCAGCACAAAAGGTAAGAGCCTGAAAGTAACGCAAGAATATGCGGTAAGTTCAAAGGGTAACCGGACGGCTTACGGAAATATGCTGCTGGAACATGCGCTGGTAAATACCACGCCTTTTTTTACCTACGAGGTTAAGATCGGCGACCAGACCAGGAAAGTGCCGGATAACGAAGCGATTCAGTTAGCACACCAAAAGATTGAAAATATCCGTTCCGGCTTTGTGAACTGGCTGCAGGAGCTTCCTGATAGCGATAAGCGGTACATTGAAAAACTTTATAACGACACCTTTAACTGTTACGTCCTGCGGGAATATGACGGTAGTCACCTGACATTTCCGGGGTTGGACAAACAAGCGTTGGGCATTGACGATCTGTACAGCTCGCAGAAAAATGCGGCCTGGCGCATCATGCAAAACCGGGGTGCGCTGATTGATCACGAGGTTGGTTTGGGCAAGACGCTCACCATGATCGTCGCCGCACAGGAAATGAAACGTCTTGGAATTGTTCACAAGCCGATGATACTGGCGCTGAAAGCAAATGTAAAGCAGATTGCGGAAACCTATCGCAAAGCCTATCCTGCTGCGCGCATTCTGGCACCGGAAGAAGACGATTTTGTACCGGCTAAAAGACTGCGGCTGTTTCATGAGATCAAGAATAATAATTGGGATTGTATCATTTTGACCCACGACCAGTTCGGAAAGATACCGCAATCGCCTGAAATGCAGCAGGCTATATTCCAGGCGGAACTGGACAATACAGAACGTGACCTGGATACGATGAAAGCCGAGGGCGGCGATATTTCGCGCAGGATGCTTAAAGGGCTGGAGATCAAGAAAAAGAACCTGACAGCCAAGCTTAAAACATTGAAATATGAAATTGAGCATAAACAGGATAAAGGTATCAATTTCAAGGAAATGGATGTTGACCACCTGTTTGTGGACGAATCGCATAAATTCAAGAACCTGACATTTACAACCCGCCATGACCGGGTTGCCGGATTAGGCAATATGGAAGGCAGCCAAAAAGCTCTCAATATGCTGTTTGCCGTCCGCACCTTACAGGAACGCTTTGACAGCGATCTATGCGTTACGTTTCTCTCCGGTACGCCGATCTCCAACAGCCTTACGGAAATGTACCTCATCTTTAAATACCTGCGTCCCCGCGAAATGGAGCGCCAAAAGATTGAAAACTTCGACGGCTGGGCCGCGGTATTCGCCAAGAAAACAACCGATTTTGAGTTTTCCATCACCAACGAGATTGTTGCCAAAGAGCGCTTCCGCTATTTTATTAAGGTGCCGGAACTGGCCCTGTTTTACAATGAAATTACCGATTATAAAACGGCCAAGCATATCAACCTGGATAAACCTGAACTGGATGAACGGTTAATCAATATCCCGTTGACACCCGATCAGCAGGACTTTACTCAAAAACTCATTGAGTTTGCCCGTATTGGAGATGCCCGGCTGATCGGCAGGCCAAAACTCACCCCCGAAGAAGACAAGGGAAGAATGCTGATCGCCACCAATTATGCTAAAAAGATGGCTGCCGATATGCGGCTGATCAATAGCTATCAGTTCGAAGATCACCCCGGCAATAAGGTGAGCATTTGTGCCCAGCACGTGGCTGAAGAATATCATGCCAGCAGCGCCTTTAGGGGAACCCAAATCATTTTCAGCGACATTGGCACACCCAAACCGGGAACCTTCAACATTTATGATGCGATAAAAGAAAAACTGGTGCGCGATTTTAATATCCCTGCGCATGAGATCACCTTTATCCATGACTGGACAGATAAGCAAAAGCCAACGCTGTTCAAAAAAATGAACCGGGGTGAAATCCGGATACTGTTAGGCAGTACTGAAAAAGCGGGTACGGGTTTAAATGTACAGGAACTGATTGTTGCACTCCATGATTTTGATATTCCCTGGACGCCCAAAGATCTTGATCAGCGTGGCGGGCGTGGTGCCAGGCAGGGCAATAAGGCCGCCAAAAAGTACCGCGATAATAAGGTAAAACGGTATATCTACGGCAATGAAAAGTCACTGGATAATTATAAACTCAATTTGCTGAAAAACAAGCAACTCTTTATCAGCCAGATGAAGAATTGCGAACTGAGCAAGCGCACGATTGATGAGGGCGCGATGGATGATAAAAGCGGCATGAACCTATCGGAATACATAGCCATATTATCCGGCGATACCTCACTACTGGAAAAGTCCCGGCTGGAAAAAAAGATAGCGGTTATGGAAAGCATGAAAGCAGCGCATTTCCGTGGACTGACCCGTGCACGTTACTCACTGGAAAATCAGCAAACCGAAAGGGGAAAGATCACACAACTGATCGACCGGGTGGAAAGCGATGCGTTGATTTATAAAAACAACCTGAAGCTGGATAAGGATGGCACAAAGATCAACGCAATCAGCCTGGACAGCCTGCCGTCCGTAAAGCCCGATGAGATCGGCAAATACCTGATCAGGCTACAAAAGAACTGGAAGCCCGAAAAGGAGACGGACAGAGGTACAAAGATAGGCAGCCTGTATGGTTTTGACCTGATGATACGGCGGCAAATGGATTGGGTGGAAGATAAGAGCAGGCAGGTCCTTAAAGGTTTTAATACGCTGTATGCAACCCGCCCTGAAACCGGCATTCATTATACCTACACATCAGGTATACCAAACCCCGATAATCCAAAGTTGGCCGCCCGCTATTTCCTGAACGCCATCGATAAAGTAGAGGGATTGGTGGAAAAGTACAATAAGGAACTGACGGAGCTGAACGACAACATCCCTAAGCTGGAAGCCCTGCTGAACAAACCTTTTGAGCAAGACCGTGAAATTCAGCAACTCAAAAATGAACTAAGCAGTCTTGAACGACAGATTGCGGTAACGATACAGGAAAAGCAACTTAAACAGGTGACAGGGCAAAACGGCGCTGATCCTGAAAATACCACCGGACAATTGGTAGACCAGAAAGAGGCGGCGATCATTCCGCTGAAACCGACGGCAACGGAACAGCAACCAAGACTGGCCAGAGCAAACGGTGCTCCGGTAACGGCTGACGATCAGGCAACCGGAAAACGGATCAGGCAAAAACAAGGATTAAGGATTTAA